The nucleotide sequence aaggtcccttccaacccgagccattctatgatttttaatCGGGTGAGCTTCATTTCCTACAGCCTTGCTGTAATCCCGGCTGAGGGGTGCCACGCGTCggcctccccagcccagcccgccCACCTGCGGGCCCCGAGGCCGGGTGCCCCCCGCCACCTACCCACACACATCCTGCCGATGATGCGGCAGCCGGCGATGGAGGCGTGCACCACCGGGATGGTCCCGAACAGCTCCCCCTCGAACACGCTGCAAGGAGAAGGAGCCGTTAGGGGTCAGCCGCGGGGGGGTCccgccgagccgagccgagccgagccgggccgggccgggccctcACGGCTCCCTCACCTGTAGAAGTTCTCGGAGCCGCCGATAGCCACCAGGCAGTAGGCGTTGGTGAGCTTGGCGAAGCAGCCCAGCTCGTTGTTGTTCTCGAAGCTGGCGCGGATGGCCATGGCAGCGGCCCCTCACGGAACGCACGCGGGCTCCGCCGCTCCCGACCCCGGCGGCGGGCGGAAGGCAGCgggcggggcggccccggcagCGCCCCGCGGAAcagcgccgcccgcccgccgggaggagcgggagctCCGCCGGCCCCTCCCCGCCCTGCCGCCATTTTCCGGGGCCGTGGCACGGCGCCTCAGGGCTCCGCAGCCAGCTCCGGGCTCCGGCATTGCGCTGCGGGAGCAACGCAGCGCCGCGGGCCTGGCCCTCGCAGGCCACTGTGTACACAAAGATGGCACCGTGGGTCCAGGCACGCCGCTGTGGGCTCAGACACAGCGTTGGCATCTGCGTACTTGGGTGCTGCACCGTCCCTGTGCCTGGACCTGTCTCCTCATGCCATCACCATCTGTGATGGACCAGTGCCTGGATCTGTCTCCTCATGCCATCACCATCTGTGTTCTCAGACACgctgctgtgtgctggcacCGCCTGCGTGCCCAGGCGCACCACCACGTGTCATCGCTATCCCCGGACACAGACGCATGCTGTGGACTCAAATGTGCCGCTGTGTGCCGTCACTGTCTGCGTGCCTGGATGTACCACCATGGTCTGGACCACCACCGTGGGCCAACACTGCCCatgtgctggaaaaaaacatgtcTGGATGCCACCGATGTGCGGGCATAGCTTCCCCATCCAGGCATGACTGAATACCACCTTTGTTCTGCCACCACCAGTGTCCCAACAGCAGACACGTCGCCTGTGTGCAAGCATACACACAGGGATCCAGACACCATCCTTGTGCCTGGCATGCCACCCATGTCCAGGCACAACCCATGTCAGCTGCCATCTGCGTTCAGATACAATCTGTGTGCAAATGCTGCCCGTGCGCTGGCATCGCCCATGTGCAGACACCACTTACCTGCCATCACCACACATTCGCAGGTGTCACCCATGTCCCTAGACATGCCACCCATGTGTAGCCACCACCCGTATCTTCCTGGCATGGCACAGATCAGCACTGCTGGGGCCTGGCCCCAGGACAGGGTGGCAAGAGGCCCTGGCCAAGCTCAAGATGCTCACCACCTTAGGAGGGACCCAACACAGCTCTTTCCAGTAGAACagtgcctttattttttaacatcacCCTGCATTTGaccatttcatttttagcaAATGGCTACAGGGAGAGGTATTGCTCCATACAAAGAGAACCTGGGTTCACCCTGAAAACCTCAGTAGCCAAACAGTTTCCAGTTATAGCAGTGGTTTTCCAGTAAGTTTGGGGGGAAATAGTTCTTTTCCAAATGAGTAAAAAGTATATAGAAGTGTGCGTTCTGTTTATgtcattttttctcccttgctaTCAACTCGTAATTGAAAGATTGAATTGTACTTGCTAATCTCATCTTAATCAGTCATTTACGTATATTAGAAattgcagcacagcacaaacaCCTTTTGATAGGAACAGGACTAATTTGCCACCTGTACTTTGATTTCAAGCCCCAGACATGTTGATTGGTAGGGAAAAGCAACCACTTGAAAATAAGACCAAAGGACACACCAAGGCCCAGGAGAACCAGGTCAGAGTTCAAACCGACTGTGTATGTGTTTAGATTTTAACTTGTTGTATTTGGTGATCAGATCCAGCTTACTGTGCCCAAGAGTCATTCTTTTCTCAGCCCCGTATGCGCTGCTCTTTTCCGTCAACATGTCCTCAGTAAGTTTATCATAGGAAGGAACTGCAGGCTTTTTTGTGCGTTTGAGCTGGTTGTATGGTAATAACAGGTCCAATTTTCCTTGTCCAAGATTCTGTCTTTTTTCTGTCCCATAAAAGTTATCATTTTCTACTGTTGGTTCCCTGGAGGTAGCAGCagcttctttttgctttatgcCTGTCCCAGTGCAATTGGCATCCTCTGAAGGGAACTGTGGTGTCTGCTCCTGTGTCACCGGGGAGCAGCGGCCGCTGTTTGTTTTGTCATCCCCTTGATAATTAGGTTTGTTGGAGCTGAGGACAGGGGATGGCTCTGGCTGCAAAAATGTCCTTGCTGTCATGAGATTTGATTTATGATACAAGGTGGATTTATTTGAAGGACTGTTAGGTGAGTCTGGTGGTTCCCCTTGCTGCACAGGGCAAGTGGACTTCAGAGATGtgtcttccttccccttcttatCACCAGAATCAGGGCTCACATCATGCTTCTCCTGGTGAGCACTGCAACTGGGGTTTTTCATAAAGGGAGACATTTTTATGCTTCTGATGCTTACATTGGAGAGGCTGCTGGAGGCACTGAGAGTTTCAGCATCATTCTGGATGGGCTTCAAAAAGGATTCAGTACCTTTTGAGGTGTTCTGACACATGGGATCCAACACAGAGAAGCTGGTCACTGCTTTGGACTCTGCATACAAGTACCGAAATTCCTTGTCAAATTCTGCAACTATTTGACCACGGAAGTGGGTCACCAGGCTGGTGTGGACTTGGCTGCAAAGCCAGGTGAAACtacaaaaaaggaagaaaaaaaatcacgtgTAACTTTTGTTCACAGAGTACTGAGACAGCTGACATTGATTTTTACGAGTGATTTATCACTACCCAATTTATGTTATTAAATTAACACTTCCTCTGAAGTATGTAAATTGAGATTACTTGTAGTAATGGCTGTAttcattacatatttatttttttaatggtcatTTAATTTTGGCTCAGTGATGTAACGACCTGtatgaaaatacaaacaacagACAAGAATTACACTGTACAGTCAGTGTAGAAACCATTAATACAGTAACACCAGGTTTTCTTAGCCTTATGAAAAGTGCAGAACAGCAAATGGTTCCCGTGCTAAAAAGCACAGCACTATGTTTCAgaccttttcttctccagcttcttACTGCCAGCACTCTGCCCACAGACAAGGAAGCATCGTTTCCAACTCCCATTCGAGTGTTGGAGAGTGCTAGCCTTACATCTGTCAGCAGGTTTGTCAGTCTGCCCAGGGGCACTGCAGCATGCATGGGTTGTCTGAAGATGGAGAAGCTATGGGTCATTGCAAGTGCAAGTGGCTTCCACAAAATATTCCAaactggaagggacccacaaagatcattgagtccaacttctggctcCATGCatgaccacccaaaaatcaaaccacgTGTCTAAGAGCTCaaccaaacacttcttgaactcagTATTGAAAGGCTCTTTCTGTCCAACTTGTATGGCAGATCTCCTAGTACAGCATTTGGCCAGCACAGGATACTGCAACATCACCTTTCATAGAGGACAGGGAGAGTGTTTTGGGGGGATATCAACACATGCCTGGACTTCTCCTCTCATCCCTTGTATTGGCAGGTCCTTTGTTCTCCATAAGAGCTGCAGCATGGTGGACTCAAGGGAGCTATATAGACATGCAGTAGGGTGAGGAACGGAGATTTCAGGCACTATCTTGAGGTGCAGAAGAGGTCTCTAGAGCTCCACATGGAAACCACAGGACAGGAAGCACAATGATGTTTTCCATAAGTATTGGTGCAAGATTCCCCAGAATCTTTTTGTATGCACTATGTTTTGGGACCTCATCAATGTTTATGTCACAAGATGGGTATTTGGGAACTCAGAACAGGAAAAGCATCTTTTGGCTTAATCCTGAGCAGTACACAGTTGTTATGGTTCAtaatgttattttgaaaaaaagtagTATAGTTACATTCAGCATACACACTCCCCAAAGAGCATGAAGGTTATTCAAAAATACTATACTGGAGGATGAAAGCAAATGCATACACTTCacaggaagagggaagggaagagaaggggagggaagaggaaaaagaaaatatctgggATGGTTAAATTACAAAAGAGAAGctattaaaagcagaaaaggcatCCTTCAAAAAGGTTGGGTCACACACTGCAAAAGCTGTAAGAAATAATACTCATTTCTCTGTGGGGCTAATGCATGGCCCATGTGCAATAGGCATGTTCAAAGAATTCCTTTGGATTAGCGTTTAACCATGAAGGGGCTTGGAATGGTCCCTGCCCTGAACACACCTTTATGCAGAAAGCCCGTTTGACGCCCGTGCAGCTGCGCCTTTGGCCAGGAGGTGGAGGTGCAGCACCAGCTCTCAGGCTGGAGGTCTGCGGCCACGCCGGCCTGGCCTGGGCCGAGCAGTGACAGGAGCACCCCCAGGTACTGGGGACTAGGTCTCGGTGTGCCCCTCTGGAAAAGAGGGGCGGCAGTTCATGGCTGCATTGTGCAGGTGGCTTGCAGTTCCTCACACTCAGCTCCTCTGCTTCAGCTGTCTCCAGCTGATGACATGCCAGtttgcagcagatttttttctcctcagtaaTTTCTGTTACTcgtttttattgttttattgcttGACTCTGGCTGTCAGGGCATTCTGATCTTTCTGCGTTCCAAAGCAAACCTTTGTGTATCATTTTACTCGTTAAATGCAGATAATACACAGAATGCAGTACTAGACTGTTAATTTcatgttacattttctttctaatatctgAGAAGATAATCTGATTTTATTGTAGTAAGCTCTTTAAGCTTGCTTCCAGTGCATTTGTAGTAATTTCCATTcctattttttcatcttctttttcattacaaaCAGTGCAATGTATTCAGTTAATTTGGGCACGCCATCTCAGTTATCACTTATTTCTTATTCATCCTTACAGCAGTATGCCTTGTCTCTTCCTTCTGgattcagtttttatttgtaCACCTGAGAATTCCTCCTCTTTGGTGCGCTCTGCAAAGTTTTATATAACTTATTGTTTGGCAGTGCTCACTTTATTGCTATACATTTCAGCCTGGGGTTTCTTGGCTGATACAGTggtctttcctttccttgtatGTTCACTTCCTGCTTCATTATGATTTCTTTCTTAAGGTAAATGTACATTGGGTTAGATCTGGAACTCCCTCTTAGAAGCTCCTTTTTCTTGCGTGGGGCATGAATACCTGAAAGtatgtgttttcttctgaagaaatccAAAGCTTTCTCtagcttccctccctccctcctcccagctttaCCTGTCCTTTCCCAAACACTTTTGTACTTAGTTTCTTCCTTTGTGCTGAAGCCAGATGTAGAGTGTTTGTGACCATCTCTTAGCTTTCTCccctcatttttcagtttcatttgtcAAGTCAGCTTGAACACCAAAAACTGAGTTCCTTTCAGTACAATGCAGCAAACAATGAGCTCCTTCCTCTCTATGCCAGTGGCAGGACGTATATCCGTACTTTGACTGCCTCCCTTTTTGAGCTGAGAAAACTTGCTCTAAGGCAACTCAGACATACAAAAAATGCCTTTCAGGCTGGCAATAACAcacctttttttctgctcctagCCTGGCAAACATTTACTCAAGTTTTCCAATTCAAGATCCTGTTTAGCTCTAGTCCCATTTACCCTTAGGCTCCTCTCTCATCTGCATTAG is from Anas acuta chromosome 16, bAnaAcu1.1, whole genome shotgun sequence and encodes:
- the FAM83C gene encoding protein FAM83C; this encodes MFNYLAVEVRPQFHRNYGSQQGMSGPLRNRLEQLKKPWWREPTPLVLQHSETARLAVDAFLEQGERGYLSAITEERELPFLSTLDMEYMSHQRNLSYPELDTIKDKEGDPGDADTGDRSSLCSELTSGTYFPLMSDVHPPELELGWPGIPLLTVSGQTQATVIFQRNKANSIKDLFRSLISRARTVIAIVMDLFTDMEILCDLLEASSRRHVPVYLILDEEYLKHFVEMCNKMSLTQDSFPNMRIRCLSGDTYYSKAGKKFAGQVLEKFILIDCDQVLAGTYSFTWLCSQVHTSLVTHFRGQIVAEFDKEFRYLYAESKAVTSFSVLDPMCQNTSKGTESFLKPIQNDAETLSASSSLSNVSIRSIKMSPFMKNPSCSAHQEKHDVSPDSGDKKGKEDTSLKSTCPVQQGEPPDSPNSPSNKSTLYHKSNLMTARTFLQPEPSPVLSSNKPNYQGDDKTNSGRCSPVTQEQTPQFPSEDANCTGTGIKQKEAAATSREPTVENDNFYGTEKRQNLGQGKLDLLLPYNQLKRTKKPAVPSYDKLTEDMLTEKSSAYGAEKRMTLGHSKLDLITKYNKLKSKHIHSRFEL